Proteins found in one Labeo rohita strain BAU-BD-2019 chromosome 11, IGBB_LRoh.1.0, whole genome shotgun sequence genomic segment:
- the LOC127173469 gene encoding serine/threonine-protein kinase pim-1 produces the protein MSKTSVFVTECSEVRREGVDSLEVISLPSDKMSNSVSLEKVTTVKKPVETTTGDSGSVSSDNQGAMEAYPTDSVEKSPTGELKIAHYAFFFILETPAKEKKGKGVRAVFRRVWKAVKRPFLCCDPNRVVPLTPQPDQEDSELIPAPSPFRITPTSDTGPVEPEPVCLPGQICEDVGPSRIEETPEMPAADLADPEPSPMEDPSASDLGDKKPKKGRKRKAVRSFFRRFRKAVKHLFPCRESKHVTPQVELDIPEPIPVQVPSKTKSEVAVPATPELSLHVSESSDSEISLDSGVRVSFFLVGKLLGSGSFGKVYEGTHIFNERIMVAIKNIKKRETDCYLDITGHSKPMLAEVAMLLKLGQAPLCPNIIQLHQWIENKSSFLLIMEYPQPCSTLNKYIMRSDNINEGKALWLIHQLVQAVKHCVDRGVFHGDIHTGNILVTDYGLELKLIDFGCARPICSEGLLSIEYRGAKLYTPPEVIMHTKFDAEPAYVWAIGIVLFEILHGYLPFRDQDEILRGYLKAKQSLSSACHDLLFRCSIRNPANRLMLEHLEEHGWFNN, from the exons ATGTCCAAGACCTCTGTGTTTGTCACTGAGTGCAGTGAAGTTAGGAGAGAAGGTGTGGATAGTCTGGAGGTGATCAGCCTTCCCTCAGACAAAATGTCTAACTCTGTCAGCCTCGAAAAGGTGACAACTGTCAAAAAGCCTGTCGAGACAACAACAGGTGATTCAGGGAGCGTTAGCTCAGATAATCAAGGTGCCATGGAGGCTTATCCTACAGACAGTGTGGAAAAAAGCCCAACAGGTGAgctaaaa ATTGCTCATTAtgcctttttctttattttagaaaCACCAGCAAAAGAGAAAAAGGGGAAAGGAGTCCGTGCTGTCTTTCGGAGAGTATGGAAGGCTGTGAAGCGCCCCTTCCTTTGCTGTGACCCGAACAGAGTGGTGCCTCTTACGCCACAGCCGGACCAAGAAGATTCAGAGCTAATCCCAGCTCCAAGTCCCTTCAGAATCACACCAACGTCTGACACAGGTCCTGTCGAACCTGAGCCGGTGTGTCTGCCAGGCCAGATCTGTGAAGATGTTGGTCCCTCTAGGATTGAGGAAACGCCAGAAATGCCAGCTGCAGATCTGGCCGATCCCGAGCCGTCACCTATGGAAGATCCATCCGCTTCTGATCTGGGTGACA aaaaaccCAAAAAAGGGAGGAAGAGGAAAGCAGTCCGTTCGTTCTTCCGGAGATTCCGTAAGGCTGTAAAGCACCTCTTCCCTTGCCGTGAATCGAAGCATGTTACACCCCAAGTGGAACTAGACATTCCTGAGCCAATTCCAGTCCAAGTTCCATCTAAGACCAAGTCTGAGGTCGCAGTTCCAGCCACTCCAGAGTTGTCATTGCATGTGTCAGAGTCATCGGATTCGGAGATCAGTCTGGATTCTG GAGTTAGAGTGTCTTTCTTTTTAGTGGGAAAGCTTCTAGGATCCGGAAGTTTTGGCAAGGTGTATGAGGGAACCCACATATTTAATGAAAGAATCATG GTTGCCATAAAGAACATCAAGAAACGTGAAACCGACTGCTATCTTGACATC ACTGGTCATTCTAAACCCATGCTCGCAGAAGTGGCGATGTTACTTAAGTTGGGACAGGCTCCATTATGCCCCAACATCATCCAGTTACACCAGTGGATTGAGAATAAGAGCAGCTTCTTGCTCATTATGGAGTACCCACAACCATGCAGTACCTTGAATAAGTACATCATGCGTTCAGACAACATCAATGAAGGAAAAGCACTCTGGTTGATCCATCAGTTAGTCCAAGCTGTGAAACACTGCGTTGACCGTGGAGTCTTCCACGGGGATATCCACACAGGGAACATCCTGGTGACTGACTACGGTTTGGAGCTCAAACTAATTGATTTCGGTTGCGCTCGTCCAATCTGCAGTGAGGGCCTTCTCAGCATTGAATATCGAG GAGCAAAACTCTACACCCCACCTGAGGTCATAATGCATACCAAATTCGACGCTGAACCGGCATATGTTTGGGCAATAGGTATTGTGCTGTTTGAAATCTTGCACGGATATTTGCCCTTCAGAGACCAAGACGAAATACTGCGTGGCTACCTTAAAGCGAAACAGAGTTTATCCTCAG CATGCCATGACCTGCTTTTCCGATGTTCGATCCGTAATCCAGCTAACAGACTGATGCTGGAGCATCTAGAAGAGCATGGGTGGTTTAATAACTAG